A single region of the Acidobacteriota bacterium genome encodes:
- a CDS encoding tetratricopeptide repeat protein codes for MLQLRWMEWIGAGRRVPSGGLLLFCFLVLAAVPVLWGGALWGGDSKEVGETSEVMGFRVTGGAAPGYIEDRACALCHREIAKSYEAVGMARSFMTPSADNRIEDFSETPWTHEPSGRTYEMAWEEEQLIFRRWQEGEGGERVNLWEQPVNWILGSGNHARTYLAHSPGGELYQLPVAWYSQEGRWGMAPGFNRANHEGVGRRVRRECMFCHNGYPNVPAGSDAHFRGHRFPEVLPEGTGCQRCHGPGAEHVRRAMGGMGTTDALRQAIVNPARLPAARRDAVCWQCHLQPSFTMVGVRRFGRGDYSFRPGEALSDYLVSVDVVEADEPEEERFEINHHPYRLEQSRCFQESAGALSCLTCHDPHRKVPAAERAAHYRAACLSCHQDEACRLDEMTATVSHAGVDPEDCVSCHMPERRPHDVVEVVMTDHTIQRSPPPESERLATRPEGDPEVESFHLHRSAIEDSADPDRLALLGVLAAVRAGGGSAGEAVAQLESLIESKPPQAFEPYLDLMRAAVQQRRFGVAEKAFAEVSRRTAGEPAAEEWSAILRLARGDREGALAILDQAVAGNPERPEARFNRGRIRVAVGRLEEAAADFEAVAASRPNQVFAWYQLGLVRARQERPEAAVAAFQRALAVEPSHTDSYRALAETLGAMGEDAERDRWLRYGARWAKRPAELPDPDVRSESTSKEPSIDGRKGRGGNE; via the coding sequence ATGCTTCAACTGCGATGGATGGAGTGGATCGGAGCCGGGCGGCGAGTACCTTCCGGGGGATTGCTGCTGTTTTGTTTTCTGGTCCTGGCGGCCGTCCCGGTTCTCTGGGGCGGCGCCCTCTGGGGTGGCGATTCCAAGGAGGTCGGCGAGACTTCGGAAGTGATGGGCTTCCGGGTCACCGGCGGCGCGGCCCCCGGATACATCGAGGACCGCGCCTGCGCGCTGTGTCACCGCGAGATCGCCAAGAGCTACGAGGCGGTAGGTATGGCGCGGTCCTTCATGACGCCGAGCGCCGACAACCGCATCGAGGACTTCAGCGAAACGCCCTGGACTCACGAGCCGTCCGGGCGTACCTACGAGATGGCGTGGGAGGAGGAGCAACTGATCTTCCGGCGCTGGCAAGAGGGTGAGGGCGGCGAACGCGTCAATCTCTGGGAGCAGCCGGTGAACTGGATCCTGGGCTCCGGCAACCACGCGCGGACTTATCTGGCCCACAGCCCCGGCGGTGAGCTGTACCAGCTACCGGTCGCCTGGTACTCCCAGGAGGGGCGCTGGGGAATGGCGCCGGGGTTCAATCGGGCAAACCACGAGGGTGTAGGTCGGCGGGTGCGGCGGGAGTGCATGTTTTGTCACAACGGCTATCCGAACGTCCCGGCCGGGAGCGACGCGCACTTCCGCGGTCACCGCTTCCCGGAAGTCCTGCCGGAGGGCACCGGTTGCCAGCGTTGTCACGGCCCCGGCGCGGAGCACGTCCGCCGGGCGATGGGCGGAATGGGGACCACCGACGCTCTCCGCCAGGCGATCGTCAATCCCGCACGGTTGCCTGCGGCGCGGCGCGATGCCGTTTGCTGGCAATGTCATCTGCAGCCGTCCTTCACCATGGTGGGGGTGCGGCGGTTTGGCCGTGGGGACTACTCGTTCCGGCCGGGTGAGGCTCTTTCCGATTACCTGGTGTCGGTGGACGTGGTGGAGGCGGACGAGCCGGAGGAGGAACGTTTCGAAATCAACCACCACCCCTATCGTTTGGAGCAAAGCCGGTGCTTTCAGGAGAGTGCCGGTGCCCTTTCCTGCCTGACTTGCCACGATCCGCATCGCAAAGTGCCGGCGGCGGAGCGGGCGGCGCATTACCGTGCCGCCTGCCTGAGCTGCCATCAGGACGAAGCCTGCCGGCTCGACGAGATGACGGCGACGGTGTCGCATGCGGGCGTGGATCCAGAAGACTGCGTCAGTTGCCATATGCCCGAGCGCCGGCCCCACGACGTGGTCGAGGTGGTGATGACCGACCACACCATCCAGCGCTCGCCGCCGCCGGAGTCAGAGCGACTGGCGACGCGCCCGGAAGGAGATCCAGAGGTGGAGTCTTTTCACCTCCACCGGTCCGCCATCGAAGACAGTGCGGACCCGGATCGCCTCGCCCTGCTCGGGGTTCTCGCCGCCGTGCGGGCCGGCGGGGGTTCCGCCGGAGAAGCGGTGGCACAGCTCGAATCGTTGATCGAGAGCAAGCCGCCGCAGGCCTTCGAACCGTATTTGGATCTGATGCGAGCTGCCGTGCAGCAGCGCCGCTTCGGGGTGGCCGAGAAGGCCTTCGCCGAAGTCTCGCGGCGCACCGCCGGAGAGCCTGCCGCGGAAGAGTGGTCGGCGATCCTGCGGCTCGCTCGCGGCGACCGCGAAGGGGCCTTGGCGATCCTCGACCAGGCCGTTGCCGGGAATCCCGAGCGTCCCGAGGCACGTTTCAATCGAGGGCGGATCCGAGTCGCCGTCGGCCGCCTGGAAGAAGCCGCGGCGGATTTCGAGGCGGTGGCGGCGAGCCGGCCGAACCAGGTATTCGCTTGGTACCAGTTGGGTTTGGTGCGGGCTCGACAGGAGCGCCCCGAGGCGGCGGTCGCAGCCTTCCAGCGGGCCCTTGCCGTAGAGCCGTCCCATACGGATTCCTATCGCGCGTTGGCGGAGACATTGGGAGCGATGGGGGAGGACGCCGAGCGCGATCGCTGGCTTCGCTACGGCGCTCGCTGGGCGAAGCGGCCGGCTGAGCTACCGGACCCGGACGTGAGAAGTGAGTCGACATCCAAAGAGCCATCGATAGACGGCCGGAAAGGCCGAGGAGGTAACGAATGA
- a CDS encoding glutaredoxin family protein — protein sequence MTEQKITVYSTTWCADCRRTKAFLDQQGVAYREIDIEQDEAAAELVMKHNDGKRRVPTLEVAGAYYGNPTIPELRSILSGAA from the coding sequence ATGACCGAACAGAAGATCACCGTGTACAGCACCACCTGGTGTGCCGACTGCCGCCGGACCAAGGCGTTTTTGGACCAGCAGGGAGTGGCCTACCGAGAGATTGACATCGAGCAGGACGAGGCGGCGGCCGAATTGGTGATGAAGCACAATGACGGAAAACGCCGAGTGCCGACTTTGGAGGTGGCGGGTGCCTACTACGGAAATCCCACCATTCCCGAGCTGAGGAGCATCTTGAGCGGCGCCGCCTAG
- a CDS encoding type II toxin-antitoxin system VapC family toxin yields the protein MSRLLLDSHIWLWYTAGSRDLPAVLRDAIDQAVGACWLSPITLWEVGMLAHKGKVRLRQDAGEWIAQALDRFPLREAPINFEVAREVSELELPQSDPADHFLAATARVFGLTLVTMDGHLALSEEVETLTV from the coding sequence GTGAGCCGGCTGCTCCTCGACTCACACATCTGGCTCTGGTACACCGCCGGCTCCCGCGACCTACCCGCGGTCCTGCGAGACGCTATCGACCAGGCGGTCGGAGCGTGCTGGCTGTCGCCGATCACCCTGTGGGAGGTGGGAATGCTCGCCCACAAGGGCAAGGTTCGCCTACGGCAGGACGCCGGCGAGTGGATCGCCCAAGCGCTCGACCGCTTTCCCCTGCGGGAAGCACCGATCAACTTCGAGGTCGCCCGCGAGGTCTCCGAGTTGGAACTGCCGCAAAGCGATCCAGCGGACCACTTCTTGGCCGCCACGGCTCGGGTCTTCGGACTGACGCTCGTCACCATGGACGGTCATCTCGCCCTCTCGGAGGAGGTCGAAACGCTCACCGTCTAA
- a CDS encoding type II toxin-antitoxin system prevent-host-death family antitoxin has protein sequence MTEKIAISKFKATCLSRLETVRRTGQPLLVTKHGVPIAQVLPPPAPEPPATGFGCMRDTVEVLSDIVSPADPGEWDAAR, from the coding sequence ATGACCGAAAAGATCGCCATTTCCAAGTTCAAAGCCACCTGCCTTTCGCGCCTCGAAACCGTTCGGCGAACGGGCCAGCCCCTGCTAGTGACCAAGCATGGAGTCCCGATCGCTCAAGTCCTGCCGCCGCCAGCGCCGGAACCGCCGGCCACCGGCTTCGGCTGTATGCGGGATACGGTCGAAGTGCTGAGCGACATCGTGAGCCCCGCGGACCCCGGCGAGTGGGACGCCGCCCGGTGA
- a CDS encoding tetratricopeptide repeat protein: MSGKKSESHPPTAVLERFASGTASADDRRVVVRHLLKGCAMCGQVASGADRNGWSEGVTVDAFLERSAQESAELVARFCSERSAAAEIVQKIAPLTGAQRRLLLNNLPAKRRRAVCELLIERSRESRHHNARETLTYAELAVLVSQGIEGTHADEPRSRAWAELGNARRILADLAGAEQALDEAERLFDRGGADPLFQAELYSLRGSLAQYQRRFDLAFQLLHRSFRLFERHEDLNGATRALLKLALAHVYRGDPEEGLPHAERALALAAGSEDTRLKLYAFHNLVLILTEAGRVDEAAWHAHRVRPLFDAAGHRLDRLRFDWLTTRIGAELGVLEPAARAFDRLRKGYADEGMPFEAALVSLDLAAVYARLGERRKLRLLAQETQEILRSLGVGRDHLAALFLLARSEGAEAVRLVANLRKVVEGARDGRHS, from the coding sequence ATGAGCGGGAAGAAATCCGAATCTCATCCGCCGACGGCGGTTCTCGAGCGCTTTGCGTCCGGGACGGCTTCGGCCGATGATCGTAGGGTGGTGGTTCGTCACCTGTTGAAGGGCTGTGCAATGTGCGGTCAGGTGGCTTCCGGAGCCGATCGCAACGGTTGGTCCGAGGGGGTAACGGTCGATGCCTTTCTCGAGCGCAGTGCGCAAGAATCTGCTGAATTGGTGGCGCGCTTTTGCTCCGAGCGGAGCGCTGCCGCGGAGATCGTTCAAAAAATTGCGCCGCTTACCGGCGCCCAGCGCCGCCTGTTGCTCAACAACCTGCCGGCGAAGCGTCGGCGGGCGGTGTGTGAGTTGTTGATCGAGCGTAGTCGAGAGTCTCGCCACCACAATGCTCGGGAAACTCTGACCTATGCAGAGTTGGCGGTTCTCGTGTCGCAGGGTATCGAGGGAACGCATGCCGACGAGCCGCGGTCCCGCGCCTGGGCCGAACTCGGAAACGCTCGCCGAATCCTCGCCGATCTTGCGGGAGCCGAGCAGGCCTTGGACGAAGCCGAGCGACTCTTTGATCGCGGTGGTGCGGATCCCCTGTTTCAGGCGGAGCTGTATTCGTTGCGCGGTTCCCTGGCCCAGTACCAGCGTCGCTTCGATCTGGCTTTTCAGCTCCTGCATCGTTCCTTTCGACTTTTCGAGCGCCATGAGGATTTGAACGGAGCGACTCGTGCCCTGTTGAAGCTGGCTCTGGCCCATGTCTATCGAGGGGATCCCGAAGAGGGATTGCCGCATGCGGAGCGTGCCTTGGCTCTGGCTGCGGGATCCGAGGACACGCGGCTAAAGCTGTACGCTTTCCACAATCTGGTGCTGATCCTCACCGAGGCTGGCCGAGTCGACGAGGCTGCCTGGCACGCTCACCGCGTACGACCTTTATTCGATGCTGCCGGCCATCGGCTCGATCGCTTGCGCTTCGATTGGTTGACGACGCGGATTGGAGCCGAACTCGGAGTGTTGGAGCCAGCAGCTCGTGCCTTCGACCGGTTGCGAAAAGGGTACGCGGATGAGGGAATGCCCTTCGAGGCAGCTCTTGTGTCTCTGGACTTGGCGGCTGTCTATGCCCGCTTGGGCGAGCGCCGAAAGCTGCGACTCTTGGCGCAGGAGACCCAGGAGATTCTGCGTTCCCTAGGGGTGGGGCGAGACCATCTCGCCGCTCTCTTTCTGCTGGCCCGCAGTGAGGGCGCTGAGGCGGTCCGTCTGGTGGCGAATCTTCGCAAGGTGGTGGAGGGCGCCCGAGATGGGCGCCACTCCTAG